A single window of Leishmania panamensis strain MHOM/PA/94/PSC-1 chromosome 35 sequence DNA harbors:
- a CDS encoding hypothetical protein (TriTrypDB/GeneDB-style sysID: LpmP.35.2700), which yields MEHQYFCIEATWLEVAAAGICSRNGIILKDAIAKAEKGIPVQIKNDSASTLHNLIRTTHASLEQACERYLHQNAWSLRLTRASKPTPAVEALNEAERASCRELVVRIAITGALTHYQRCTRKCILQNTASLSSSSFQPATTASKTRQGNSVTDEELERSLQTTLLKGLLYAFESFQECHSMNRDHYPPRVDSNTPGTVGWDTLVLLYLAHRIPQVARHASGRAIDDSIGQVVRTWRKLLVALQSVDAHEAPEHSRRRGALSLVNGLLIILFQRYNTHQCAVLLGAVEHAEKVAESSQEPARSILHPSRHMVSEVVTYHYYQGRMRLYERKFDEAHRILRIAYTLLPPAGFGNEPQRLNKERVRFFLSVAGVANGRRIPADILRADEDLLPLLFGALTAAIERGDPVCFSAALDTYASTFHRRGVYLILQQAKILCYLMVVARVHAAMAGIPDVDNSRITIPALLTAYTYITTEEQQSGKASAALKKRSRDDEAVSPVAEARMAESVMDEDRMALWIAKLIARGYVRGYYSHEHRTLVVSKKVPFPLLEEEEA from the coding sequence ATGGAGCATCAGTACTTCTGCATCGAGGCCACATGGCTGGAggtggctgcagctggcATTTGCTCGCGCAACGGAATCATCTTGAAGGATGCCATCGccaaggcagagaagggcaTACCGGTTCAGATTAAAAATGACTCCGCCTCGACTCTGCACAACCTCATCCGGACGACGCACGCCTCGCTGGAGCAGGCCTGTGAGCGATACTTACACCAGAATGCGTGGAGTCTTCGACTCACTCGAGCAAGCAAACCAACACCTGCTGTGGAGGCCCTCAACGAGGCGGAGCGCGCGTCCTGTCGCGAACTGGTGGTGCGCATTGCCATCACAGGTGCCCTGACGCACTACCAGCGCTGTACACGCAAGTGCATCTTGCAGAacaccgcctcgctctcttcgtccTCGTTTCAGCCGGCTACCACTGCGAGCAAGACCAGGCAGGGTAACAGTGTGACGGACGAGGAACTGGAACGGAGTTTGCAGACGACGCTTTTGAAGGGGCTTCTTTATGCCTTCGAGTCTTTTCAGGAGTGCCACTCCATGAACCGCGATCACTATCCGCCACGCGTGGACAGCAACACTCCGGGCACAGTCGGCTGGGATACACTTGTGCTGCTATACCTGGCTCACCGCATTCCGCAAGTCGCCCGCCATGCGAGTGGCAGAGCCATTGACGATTCCATAGGACAGGTTGTACGAACGTGGCGCAAGCTTTTGGTTGCACTCCAGTCTGTGGACGCCCACGAAGCTCCCGAGCACTCGCGACGTCGTGGGGCCCTCTCCCTAGTGAATGGTCTCCTCATCATTTTGTTTCAGCGCTACAACACCCACCAGTGCGCCGTGCTCTTGGGTGCTGTGGAGCATGCTGAAAAGGTTGCTGAGTCATCGCAAGAGCCTGCACGCTCCATCTTGCACCCGTCGCGGCACATGGTGTCAGAGGTGGTCACCTATCACTACTATCAAGGTCGGATGCGCTTGTACGAGCGGAAGTTCGACGAGGCCCACCGCATTTTGCGGATCGCTTACACGCTTTTGCCGCCCGCAGGGTTCGGCAatgagccgcagcgcctcaaCAAGGAGCGGGtgcgcttctttctctccgtgGCCGGTGTGGCGAATGGGCGGCGCATTCCAGCTGATATTCTGCGCGCTGACGAGGATCTGCTCCCGCTCCTGTTCGGTGCCTTGACCGCAGCCATTGAGCGAGGCGACCcggtgtgcttctctgctgccctCGACACCTATGCCTCGACATTCCATCGCCGTGGCGTGTACCTAATCCTGCAGCAGGCAAAGATCCTGTGCTATCTGATGGTGGTCGCCCGTGTGCACGCCGCCATGGCTGGAATTCCGGACGTCGACAACAGTCGTATTACAATTCCAGCGTTACTGACCGCGTACACTTATATTACcaccgaggagcagcagagtgGGAAGGCGTCCGCGGCGTTGAAGAAGCGTTCACGAGACGACGAGGCTGTATCCCCAGTTGCTGAAGCCCGCATGGCGGAGAGCGTTATGGATGAAGACCGCATGGCACTCTGGATTGCAAAACTTATTGCGCGTGGATATGTGCGTGGATACTACTCGCACGAGCACAGAACGCTAGTCGTGTCCAAGAAAGTCCCGTTCCCTCTCttagaagaagaagaagcgtgA
- a CDS encoding S-adenosyl-L-methionine-dependent methyltransferase-like, putative (TriTrypDB/GeneDB-style sysID: LpmP.35.2710), with protein sequence MSANCAGPAEAPDTKKHRVEIDVSKDADPAPVFPSPLTDAAAYEHEYVHNVYSAIAEHFSSTRYKAWPQVSTFLEGLPSFSLVADVGCGNGKYFSAAQRLAFTPLSHSMGTPGATLEMKLKQQGEAQPSLPLVSSVPAHRYVVGLDYSEELLRSTQRQLVDPNLHQEKRCRRLHGKGARNEGEGVATPVSEVKLPRTDTVRSDALRCPLRDGVFDAAISIAVIHHYASRERRRLAVRELIRLIRPHGGLALIYVWAREQRENTKRLVNPETGDGLVRWERSGKYDSAQQVFQRYYHFFEEGELEQLCKEAVSDDGTGRIPIAIRKTYYDKENWCVMLERC encoded by the coding sequence ATGTCGGCTAACTGCGCGGGCCCTGCAGAAGCGCCCGACACGAAGAAGCATCGAGTCGAAATCGATGTGAGCAAGGATGCGGATCCTGCACCGGTGTTCCCTAGCCCGTTAACTGATGCTGCCGCTTACGAGCACGAATATGTGCACAATGTGTACAGCGCGATCGCCGAGCACTTTTCTAGCACGCGGTACAAGGCGTGGCCACAGGTTAGCACCTTCTTGGAGGGCTTACCGTCCTTCTCGCTCGTGGCGGATGTTGGCTGCGGAAATGGGAAGTACTTTTCAGCAGCCCAGCGGCTTGCAttcacccccctctcgcaTTCCATGGGAACACCTGGCGCCACTCTCGAAATgaagctgaagcagcagggAGAAGCGCAGCCGTCGTTGCCTCTTGTTTCCTCCGTACCCGCGCACCGCTACGTTGTGGGTCTCGACTACAGTGAGGAGCTCCTGCGCTCCACGCAACGTCAGCTGGTGGACCCTAACCTGCATCAGGAGAAGCGGTGTCGCCGCCTACATGGCAAAGGTGCAAggaacgagggagagggggtggcgacACCTGTGTCTGAGGTGAAGCTCCCACGAACTGATACAGTGCGCAGCGATGCTCTACGGTGCCCGTTGCGTGACGGTGTCTTCGATGCCGCTATCAGCATTGCGGTGATTCATCACTATGCAAGTCGGGAGCGGCGGAGGCTGGCAGTGCGTGAGCTCATACGCCTTATTCGGCCGCATGGCGGACTTGCACTCATCTATGTGTGGGCGCGCGAGCAGAGGGAGAACACAAAGCGTCTGGTAAACCCAGAGACGGGAGACGGTCTCGTGCGGTGGGAGCGAAGCGGAAAGTACGATTCGGCTCAACAGGTGTTCCAGCGCTACTACCACTTTTTTGAGGAAGGAGAGCTAGAGCAACTGTGCAAGGAGGCAGTGAGCGATGATGGGACCGGGAGGATTCCGATCGCAATCAGAAAAACCTACTACGACAAGGAGAACTGGTGCGTGATGCTAGAGCGCTGTTGA
- a CDS encoding dihydrolipoamide acetyltransferase precursor, putative (TriTrypDB/GeneDB-style sysID: LpmP.35.2720), translated as MFCCRAFPKVAALTALRFFTITPIPMPALSPTMEKGKIAEWCKQPGDPICPGDTFCNVETDKAVVSYDNATEEGFFARVITSVGEETVVGQTVCLIVDEKEGVNSDEVKSWKPEGEEAPAAPTAANPVAVATVATAAPVAASGDHVKASPYARKMAAENNVSLSGIKGTGGGVGRITSKDVAAAVASGTAGLVAKAAAPTKAAASPTTPAKPAAVKGTPPANPNFTDIPVTTMRSVIAKRLHQSKNMEVPHYYLFDDCRVDNMMALIKQLNAKGNGEYKITVNDYIIKAVARANTLVPEVNSSWQGDFIRQYAIVDVSVAVATPTGLITPIIRNAQAKGLVEISKEVKALAKKARDGTLQPNEFQGGTCSVSNLGATGIPGFTAIINPPQAMILAIGSAKPRAEIVRNEGTGEFEMTGKVETVVNFAASFDHRIVDGALGAKWFQGFHDAIENPLSLLL; from the coding sequence ATGTTTTGCTGCCGCGCCTTCCCGAAGGTAGCTGCGCTGACTGCCCTTCGCTTCTTCACCATCACGCCTATTCCCATGCCCGCGCTCTCCCCCACGATGGAGAAGGGTAAGATTGCAGAGTGGTGCAAGCAGCCTGGTGACCCCATCTGTCCCGGCGACACTTTCTGCAATGTCGAGACCGATAAGGCTGTCGTGTCGTACGATAATGCGACCGAGGAGGGCTTCTTTGCCCGTGTCATTACTTCTGTTGGAGAGGAGACGGTCGTTGGTCAGACGGTGTGCCTCATCGTAGACGAGAAGGAGGGCGTCAACTCCGATGAGGTCAAGAGCTGGAAGccggagggcgaggaggctcCTGCTGCCCCTACTGCTGCGAATCCTGTGGCTGTTGCCACtgttgccactgctgcccctGTTGCGGCCTCTGGCGACCACGTGAAGGCTTCGCCGTACGCTCGCAAGATGGCTGCGGAGAATAATGTGTCACTGAGTGGCATCAAGGGCACAGGTGGTGGTGTAGGTCGCATCACGTCCAAGGacgtggctgctgcagtggcgagcGGAACCGCCGGCTTGGTTGCGAAGGCGGCTGCGCCGACCaaggctgctgcttcgccgaCTACCCCTGCAAAGCCCGCGGCCGTCAAGGGAACTCCTCCAGCGAACCCCAACTTCACTGACATTCCAGTGACGACGATGCGGTCTGTCATTGCGAAGCGCCTGCACCAGTCCAAGAACATGGAGGTTCCGCACTACTACCTCTTCGACGACTGCCGCGTCGACAACATGATGGCCCTCATCAAGCAGCTGAACGCGAAGGGCAACGGCGAGTACAAGATCACCGTGAACGACTACATCATCAAGGCGGTCGCGCGCGCCAACACCTTGGTGCCGGAGGTGAACTCCTCCTGGCAGGGCGACTTCATCCGCCAATACGCCATCGTTGACGTCTCGGTGGCTGTTGCTACGCCTACTGGCCTTATTACCCCGATCATCCGCAACGCGCAGGCGAAGGGTCTCGTAGAAATATcgaaggaggtgaaggctctagcgaagaaggcgcgcgACGGTACGCTGCAGCCCAACGAGTTCCAGGGTGGCACGTGCTCCGTGTCGAACCTCGGCGCGACAGGCATCCCCGGCTTTACGGCCATCATCAACCCCCCGCAGGCGATGATTCTTGCCATCGGCTCCGCCAAACCACGCGCTGAGATCGTGAGGAACGAGGGGACGGGTGAGTTTGAGATGACCGGCAAGGTAGAGACCGTTGTGAACTTTGCGGCGTCTTTTGACCACCGCATCGTCGATGGCGCACTCGGCGCTAAGTGGTTCCAGGGCTTTCACGACGCCATAGAGAACCCGCTGTCACTTCTGCTGTAG